The segment TCCCGGCCCGGCCCCAGGGGCGCCCCGCCTTCCGGGATCACGGTGCGCGCGCGGGACAcgccgggtgggggtggggtggtgctgCCTTGGCcggaccccccccccaccccctacacACACCCGTCTTCTCCAGAGAGTGTGTGTGGTGTCTTGTCATCGCTCCGCGTCGTCTTTCcccgtgtctgtctgtctgtccgcCCACGCGTCTATTGGTTCCCCACCCTCTCCACCTTCCAGCTTCGTTCACAGGGCTCTCATTTCGTCCACCCCCTTGTCGCGGATCCTGGCAGCTTCTTGGTGAGGCCAGCCTTCTGACCGTCAGCATCACCGGCACAGGGCAGAGAGATGCGGGTGGCCCACGAACCACAACTGGGGTCCGAGGGTTGAGGTCCTAAGGTCCGTCAGGGGGAGAAGGCTGAGCGCTCCCCCTTCCAGGGAGACCTCCCCGCCCAACAGCCCCCCCAGAGACACAACAACTTACCTTCCAGCCTTAACTCGATGGTCCGTCCCTGCCGGGTGCCCCTCACCCCCTTCCTGACCCTAAAGCCAGCTCACCccctgggttaaaaaaaaaattttttttttcttcttgacagAATGTGGAGAGGGAATGCCCCAAATGATAGATTTATTTACATGATGCCAGCTTCCAGCCCTCTATTCCCTTCTGGGTTGGGTGGTCTGCCAGATGGggggtgttgggggaggggctggtggtgggcggggtgggggcgcaGTCAGGTTATTTCAGCGAAGATTCTTATTTCCCCATCTGACCCCAAGCTGACTGCCCCAGACCCTCCCTGCCTTGAATCTCAGACTACCCTGATTAATCTGGGAAGGGGCAGAGCCACAGAAAGAATTACGCACCCCCCTGCTCCCGTGCTTGGGGGCGATAATGCCGGCATCCCTATCCCCAGACGGCGGCCCTTGGGATCTGATGCCCCCTTGTCCCAACACCTGATGATACTACGCCCTGACCCAAAGCGCCCCGTTTTCTCCAGCTGCCTGGCCAGTTTCTACCTCTCGTCACCAGAGCTGATCACTGTCAGTTTTGTACGGACTTAGAAATAACAAAAGAAACGAAACGAAGACACTGGGAGTGGCCTGAGGAGATTACTGGGGGACTTGTGGGCGGGAGAAATGGTGTGAGCTCCCCTGCCTCCAAGCCAAGGTCTTGAGGCTGAGCCCTCAGCCCTGCTCTGGTGGGAAGATAATGAGGTCCCTTGTTAGGAGAGAGGCAGAACAAGCTAGCTCCGAGGTAGCCAAGCTGTGGCATACAGACCAGGACACCAGGTAGCCCAGGGTGGTGATGGAGAGGAGTCTGGGGACGGGGTCATGGGTGGCGAACTTATCATCCAGATCCAGTGTGAGAGGGAAGCTTTGATTCTTCCTTCCACTTCCCCAGGTGATGCCCTCTCCGCTCTCTGGGGCTAACGCAGCTCCACCGTGACTGCCCTGACTTTGGGCAGTCCAGTATCAGGGTTCCGGTCCCTGCTGTGCTgcgtgactttgggcaagtgaccttccctctctgagcctccctctGAAGCAGAGGAGgtggctcccctcccccacaccttgGAGTGGCTGGGAGGGTAAAGAAGAGGGGCTGCCCCCTTTCTCCCCTACATCCTTGCCCTCTGACTCACCAGGGGCATGGGTGAGGGAGGGCAGCATCTCACCTGCCCTGCTGCCGTTACCCCCAGCTCTGGGGCACCTAAAGTGAGGGTGAGGGACCCAGGCCTCTGGCTGGCCCCCATTGGACCAGTTGGAATGTATCACCTGGCCGGCCCCCCCTTACCCACCCTCCCACTACACCCCAGATCTTTGATTTTTATTCCTTCTGCTCCCATTCTGAGTCGCtgtcctcctccctgccccctccctccccagggttTCCCACCACAGGGTCTGGAAGAGTGTGTGACGCCCATTGCGCTGTGATCGGAAGTCAGATTAAAAATCAGGGAGTGTTTTCCCTCGTTTCTGTACCAAAGTGTTGGCTCAGTTCCTGCCGTGGGGACGAAGGGGCTCCCTACAGGGTCTGCCTTCTGAGCTCCAGGTGATGAGGTGGCCTCAGTCCTAAAGCCCGAGTCAACCAGGAGAACAAAGGGAAAGGGAGAGTTGGGACTCCTCTCTCTCCATCTACCCTGCCTTGGAACCCTCCAACTGATTAAAACCATTCAGAGGATAACATTCTGCCACCTTCTTGGGAAAACTTTCATAAGTGGACTGAGGCCCAACTTCTGGTTTTGTGTCTTCCTCACACTCAGGGTTGAGGTGCTAACTCGAGGGGTGTAGATGTGTTAAAGAATGCTCTCAACCATCCCTCCTGACTCAGTGATCTCAGCTCCCAACCACCAGGGTAGAGTTTTGAAGTCGCGCCTGctaagtgctaagttgcttctgtcgtgttggactctgcgaccctgtggactgtagcccactaggttcttctgtgcataggattctccaggcaaggatactggactgggttgccattccctactccaagggatcttccagacccaggaattgaaccctatGTCCCTTAGTCTCCTGcgttgtcaggtggattcttgaccactagcgccaagCCCCGCGGGAGCCTGTATGGGGCAACCTTGTCCCTGTCCATGGTGCTGATGCAACAACTGCTCTGGGAAAGAAGGGCTGTCTGGCAAGGTTGGCTGAACCTCCAAAGGCGAAGCGTCTCTCACCCCCTagctccctcctacctcccccaccaccccccaatgGGAAAAATGCTGCTACACCTTTCTGCATCACCACAGTCATAGAGTGGATTCAAGACCTGGGGGTTCAGGGGCAGACCCTCTCATGTTTAATAACATAAGAGTTGTGTAAGTGGGCCTGGCCAGAGAAGAGGGTGCAGGAATTGGGGGAGCTGTTTTGGGAGAGGGTAGCCCCAACATCCTGGAGTTGGATCGAGACTCATGGATTGCCTTTCTGCTCAACTGAGCAGATTGAGTCTCTATTTGCTTTCTAACCTCTCCTGACCAAGGGCCTGTATTGAGGGGAGGGACCTTCCCTTTTGTTCCTGCAGTTGGGAGTGCGTGGGCATCTTTTCACTTCCCTCCTCGGGGTCAGGGAGGAAAAGCATCTTCTCAGACCCAGGACTCCTCCTCAGGTGAGAGGGGGACTGGATCGAGCTGCCAGGGCCCCTGGCTCTCCGAAGGCGGGGAGCTGCTCTCCAGTGGGGCGGCtggctctctcctctcctctctgtcctcctcctcccctgccgAGGCTCCATCCACCAGGGTTGCCTCCCCTCCCTTACTGCCCAGTGCTGCTCTCACCAGCCTGCCTTTGGGGGGTGCCCTGACTGGACCCAGGCACAGGCAGTTCAATGGCTTGGGGATCCGTGATGGCCGCTTCTCAGGCCTATGATCTCTCCGGGGCCGAATCCTGGGCCTCAGCTTCAGCTTGTAGATGGATGGGATTCTCTGGGGCTTCCGAAGTGTTCTCTTACCCTTGCTTGGACATGCCTTGGCTCTCTCGGAACTGGGGTCAGAGGGTGAAAGTGTGAGGGACTCTGGGCTGGCAGACACTGTAGGGGCTGAGCAGTCCTGTCCCCCTTGGGCCTTTGTGCTGATGCCCTTGGCACTGGGGTTTGCCACTGTCCTCAGCCCACTCTCTTGGGCTCTCAATTTCCCTTTGAGGCTTCCTGGGCCTGCAGTTACAGCTGGTgtaggggagcctggaggggctgccttccaggctcccagGTCCACTttaaggaggggtggggggccctgAATCAGCTCTTGGATGACTTTGTCATAAAGACCCCCAGGGTCAGGCCACCACCCACCCAGACTGGGCACGTAGACCCCACTGCGAGGAATGACTACAGACCTAGTGCCCTGGGGGCGGGCACCCGCCATTCCTAGCAGCTTCATGTTGGTTGAAAGCTCCTCCTCAAGGCCGTGATGGATGCCTTGTTCCTTGGTTCTGCCCGATGGCAAGGGGGTGCACCTCCCCTCCCGGTGCTGTGGGCCCAGGCCCCAAGGCCCTCCAGCCTCCGCTGTCACCTGGATGTCCAGCTTCAGGTCCTTCTGCCCCTCTTCCACAGAACAGTGCTCATGTCTGGACTCAGACAGGTCTCCACTGGTGGCCCTTAATGGAAGGGGGCCTCTCTTCAGTTCTGTGCTGGGACCTCCACTTACAGTTCCTGCACAGCCTCTTCCCGGAGTTGGGGGGCGTGCTGGGGGCAACTGGACAGGGATCTTGGTGGATCCTTTGACAGGGGATGGAGAGCAGACAGGTGCTGGCTCCCTGAGCTGCGAGGAAGCACCCTCAACCTCACCCCAGGGTGGTTGCCTGGGGCCCACGGGCTTGGCTGGGCTGGGAGAACGAGGCAGGGGAGACAGTCCTCTTGCTGGTGTCCCTTTGGCGGTGGCCTCGGGGGCTCGGACTCTCTGGGAGGTGGGGGTCCTGGCATGAGTTCCCCGGCTGTCTGTCCTCTCATGAACCGAAGATGTGGGAGTCCTCCCCCGGGGGGGTTCAGGGGGGtgtctctcctccctcttccccaagGAGGTACACTGTGGGTCTTGGCCCCTGAGAGTGGGTGAGGACTGGGGCCTGGGCAGGTTGTCCCCAGCTGGCAGCTGCCTCCAAGATGCGGCAAGAGACTTCTCCTGGCACCTGAAAGGATGAATCATAAACTGTAGGGTCTTGTAATCCAGTCCCCTGGCTCTGGGAAGGGATGGCCTTCTCCCAGCCAGAActcccggggtggggggggggggtcagacTTCATGTTGAATGAAGTAAACACTCCCTCTCCCCCATGACTGCCAGAGATGCTTCCTTAGAGCAGATACTGTTTAAGcctgttccccccaccccattccttgGGGAACCGGTAGAAAGCAGCCTGGTCTGGGCCCCAGGTTGCTTCAGATCCCATGACTATAGGTCAGCAGTTTTGGGTGGAGAGGgtctttgtttctgctgtaccatGAAATAGATAGACAGGCCTTGGGTAAGTCTCTTCCCTTTATGGGCCTCAgcctcctcatctgtgaaatgggatgatGTATAATGTAAGTAGATGAACCTAAAGGTACTGGGTGCTTTTTTTTGGTTCTGAACACCTGAGGTCCTGCTGGGATGGCGCACTGCTGGGAGTCCTGCTCCCCTTATCTTGAGTTGGGATGGCCTCTGGGGATGTGgactccaaatcaggaaagggccCTGCCCTGTCCCTCCCCAGTACCTCAGCAATGGTGTTGTTTCTCTGTGGACCCCTGGCCCGGCTCTCTGTTCACGCTGGGGTCTGGGGGAGGAGACAGCAGGGGGCCTCAGCTTTCGACCTGAAGAGGTATATGTCTTCCAGTCCACGGGGGGCAGTGGGCTCTGGGAGCGGCTGATGGTCATCGTAGGCTGGGGCTGCGAGGGCCCGTCCTGCACCTTCACTTCATGCTGCacagggtgggcagggggctgcaGGAGGCTGCCTGTCTTGTGTGCTACCAACATAGCccccagagagaggagaggagaggaggaaagggtTAAACTCCTGCTGATGGGGTCCACAGTTCCCTCCCCAGCTGCTCCCCACCCTGAATCCCACATTAGAGACACTGGGACCCACTGGGACAGTGATAACACCAGAATTTTCCTCACGGGAGGAGTTTAGAGCATGAAATCTGGTTGGAGGGTCCAGGCGGGGGACTTGCTGAAAGCTGCATTTGTATTGCAAGTTCACATCCTTTATTTAGATTGCATGCTTATTTGGGATGTCTTGAGGTGCTGATGGAGATTAAGGGAAGACTAAAGACCCTTCCAAGTCATGCTTGGTGCCTCCATCAGAGCCAAACCTAAACCCAGGTGTCATGCACCAGTGACCAAATGCTGATTCTGAGTGTTTGGCTTTGGCGTCATCTTGTGGTGTAAACTGGTACTACACTATGGCTGCCCACACCGGTACCTTCTACGGTGTCTTTCTCCATCGCCTTGCGCCCCTCTTGCCCCTGGAGATCAGACCTACCTCCCACCTCTGCTCCTGGCCTCCCAACCCAGAGTCACAGGGAAGGGGCTCCCAGGGGACTCACAGAGGGACGTGCACCGGCAGGGGTCATGTTTGTCCAGATAGTGACCGAGTGTGTCCCAGCCGCCCCCCACACGCACCATCACGTGGTTCCGGAGGatctgcagggggcaagggtgaGGTGGAGGGCAGGGTGAGTTTGTCCCCTCTCCCTGGACTAGCCTGCGGGCCTTCAACCCTAGCTCGCatccatgtacacacacacgtgtgtgtggtTGCAGCCCAAGACCCTCCTGTGACTGGCATCAAATCACACATGTTGTCAAGGGTAGAGGCCAAGCTGACGAACGGCAGGTTGCCCCACAGAGAGACACAGGACCTCACGAGCATTGGGTGGTCTGGCCCCGGACTCTCGTCTCTCTCTTCACCCTGAAGGGGTTCAGACCTGCACCTGTTTGTATCAGAAACAGGCCCTGGCTTtgctctgtggtgtgtgtgtttgaagaGTTCGCGGGAGTCCTGGACTCCACTCCGCGTCACAGTCACGTAGTCTCTTCAGGCCTCCACTTCCTCAGAGGAAACAGGGCACCACAGTTCTTCCCCACCTACTTCACAGGGCTCTTGGCTCAGGCTGTGGGGCGAGGGCCGGGGAGCTGGCTCTGGGCACAGGCTCTTACTGGTGAGGGGGCCAGGTATGGGTGGGGGGCTCGCGGGGGGCACAGGTCAGACCCATACTAGCATCAGAACCCCGTGTTCAGAAGCTGCATGTGAGCGGTGGCCCATGGCTGGGCCATACAGAGAGCACAGACTTGGGGGgcgagtctcaggccccttgctgTGACCAAGCCTGTGGGTGGAAAAGTGGGCGTACCCTTCACCCCCACTTCTGCCTGAAGAAACTCCCCCCCAACTAGGCTGAGGCAGAGgtagatgggggtgggggctgttTCTAACTGCCCTAATGGGAGCGGGGGACATGCTTGCCAACTTTGCCAGGAATCTTCTGTAATttccagagggagagagggaaagccTTCTGATGGATAGCTAGAGGTGGATGGTGATCTCCTTTCCTCACCTTCAGGCCTAGATAAAGTCCCACCGCAGGACTCCTGATCCTGCTGACCCCCTGGgctccctccacctcccctccCACAATTTACCCGGATGAAGATAAGGGTGTTGGAATCTCCCACGCGGTACTTCCCCTCCGACACCTTGACCATGGAGAACTGAATCGGGCAGGTACagtggctcaccaggctctgaACCTGCGGGCGGTGGGCACTGGGTTCAgccctcccctctgcccagggacccaaGCGCCCTTGCACTCCGGGTCAAGCTCAATGGGCCGCCTGcctgtccccagcccccagcccccagccccaaggCTTCTGCAGAGTCAGGACTAGGGGCTGACAAGCAAGCAGAGAAGGCGTTTAATCACTCAAGGAGAACAAGACCTTGAGTGGTGACCTACGGCTCAGCGCTCTCCTGGGTCAGCCAACAGGGGCCGAGGAGTGTGATGGTTAAGGCGGACCTTGGGATCTGACTGCCTCCCCCGCACTACAGACCTTGGGCAGGTGAAGAAACCTCCCTGAGCTCGATTCCTTGGTGGTGGAAGTGGATAGTCGCTCCCAGTTCACTCCCACCCCAGGACCCGCTGTGCGGGACACAGGCCGAGCGCTTCACGTGCGCTGGCTCACCTAAGACCCACAGCGGTCATGGAAGGTAGGCATGGGAAAGCTACATCCCCACGGTACAGAAAAGggaaccaaggcacagagaggagaGGGCAAATAATCTgccccaaagtcacagagccgCAAAGCAGTGAACTAAGACTTGAACCCAGTCGTCAGAGAGGGTGCTGGCGTCTGCCTTTGTAACCACCGGCCCACGGGGTTTAAACGAGAGAGG is part of the Bubalus kerabau isolate K-KA32 ecotype Philippines breed swamp buffalo chromosome 4, PCC_UOA_SB_1v2, whole genome shotgun sequence genome and harbors:
- the GAS2L2 gene encoding GAS2-like protein 2, encoding MPQPRAGRRRPGTPGPRVSSIQPFKSSEQYLEAMKEDLAEWLRDLYGVDISAANFLQVLETGLVLCQHANAITEAALAFLAETPDQAQRLPLPQAGVSYNEAAQPRTFQARDNISNFIHWCRKEMGIQEVLMFETEDLVLRKNVKNVVLCLLELGRRAWRFGVAAPTLVRLEEEIEEELRLERALPPPDPPPPAPPARRPCHSRDLDQLVQSLVSHCTCPIQFSMVKVSEGKYRVGDSNTLIFIRILRNHVMVRVGGGWDTLGHYLDKHDPCRCTSLSHKTGSLLQPPAHPVQHEVKVQDGPSQPQPTMTISRSQSPLPPVDWKTYTSSGRKLRPPAVSSPRPQREQRAGPGVHRETTPLLRCQEKSLAASWRQLPAGDNLPRPQSSPTLRGQDPQCTSLGKREERHPPEPPRGRTPTSSVHERTDSRGTHARTPTSQRVRAPEATAKGTPARGLSPLPRSPSPAKPVGPRQPPWGEVEGASSQLREPAPVCSPSPVKGSTKIPVQLPPARPPTPGRGCAGTVSGGPSTELKRGPLPLRATSGDLSESRHEHCSVEEGQKDLKLDIQVTAEAGGPWGLGPQHREGRCTPLPSGRTKEQGIHHGLEEELSTNMKLLGMAGARPQGTRSVVIPRSGVYVPSLGGWWPDPGGLYDKVIQELIQGPPPLLKVDLGAWKAAPPGSPTPAVTAGPGSLKGKLRAQESGLRTVANPSAKGISTKAQGGQDCSAPTVSASPESLTLSPSDPSSERAKACPSKGKRTLRKPQRIPSIYKLKLRPRIRPRRDHRPEKRPSRIPKPLNCLCLGPVRAPPKGRLVRAALGSKGGEATLVDGASAGEEEDREERREPAAPLESSSPPSESQGPWQLDPVPLSPEEESWV